In Spirosoma aureum, a single genomic region encodes these proteins:
- a CDS encoding IS110 family RNA-guided transposase — MGSRNHWVAVDQNKENVQSFGVYTCDHQLLIDHLRQYGITTVAMESTGSYWQTLFNALQQAGFAVLLVGGSQTKNVQGRKTDVIDCLWIQRLHSLGLLSGCFLLSDTLQELRTYYYHRQHLIEQLATYTRKMQKALRLMNVRLDIAIRDITGKSGLAIIEAILNGNRDPHELASLVDIRMKKTKEEIAQSLQGWWRAEQLFELKAALEFYKLYQKALLECDGVIEKALRRSVKESISTSAEPGQVATRKKTNKNTPAFDVSQIALSYFQTDLFAIPGMGHSTVLCLLTTLGNDIHKFATAKSFASWLRLVPNNKISGGRILSHRTPSGKSPIAIALRQAANSIGNQANHQLSGFFKRIAYKKGRVAAITATARKLAVIIWNMITKMEPYKKAQVIDTAQKAKEAGLRQVQRRLKALDLSQDELIRLFASHSTSAI; from the coding sequence ATCGGCTCCCGTAACCATTGGGTAGCCGTCGATCAGAATAAGGAAAACGTCCAGTCATTTGGGGTTTACACGTGTGACCACCAACTTCTCATCGATCATCTACGGCAGTATGGTATTACGACGGTGGCCATGGAAAGCACGGGTAGTTACTGGCAAACCCTGTTCAATGCTTTACAGCAAGCAGGCTTTGCCGTGCTACTAGTAGGCGGTAGCCAAACGAAGAATGTACAGGGCCGCAAAACAGACGTGATTGATTGTCTGTGGATTCAGCGGCTCCATTCGTTGGGATTATTGTCAGGTTGTTTTTTGCTGAGCGATACGCTCCAGGAACTGCGCACCTACTACTATCATCGCCAGCACTTAATCGAACAATTAGCCACCTATACCCGTAAAATGCAGAAAGCACTCCGATTGATGAATGTTCGCCTGGACATAGCCATTCGGGACATCACTGGTAAATCCGGCTTGGCCATCATCGAAGCGATTCTGAATGGCAATCGCGATCCGCATGAATTAGCCTCCTTGGTGGACATTCGCATGAAAAAAACTAAAGAGGAGATCGCCCAATCGCTACAGGGTTGGTGGCGAGCGGAACAGTTGTTTGAATTGAAGGCGGCTTTAGAATTTTATAAACTCTACCAGAAAGCGCTGCTAGAGTGTGACGGAGTCATTGAAAAGGCTTTACGTCGTTCGGTGAAGGAGTCTATTTCAACATCAGCCGAACCTGGCCAAGTCGCCACTCGAAAGAAAACCAACAAGAACACGCCTGCCTTTGATGTCTCCCAGATTGCGCTGAGTTATTTTCAAACCGACTTGTTTGCCATCCCTGGCATGGGACATAGTACCGTTCTGTGCTTATTAACCACGTTAGGAAATGATATTCATAAGTTTGCCACCGCCAAAAGCTTCGCCAGTTGGCTAAGGTTAGTACCCAATAATAAAATCAGTGGTGGTCGCATCCTTTCTCATCGTACGCCCTCGGGCAAATCTCCTATCGCTATTGCCTTACGGCAGGCGGCCAACTCGATTGGCAATCAGGCCAATCACCAGTTAAGCGGCTTCTTCAAGCGAATTGCCTACAAGAAAGGTCGAGTCGCTGCCATTACGGCCACCGCCCGCAAGCTGGCGGTGATTATTTGGAACATGATTACCAAGATGGAGCCTTATAAGAAAGCTCAGGTTATAGACACGGCTCAAAAAGCCAAGGAAGCCGGTTTACGACAAGTGCAACGGCGTTTGAAGGCACTTGATTTGAGTCAAGATGAGTTAATTAGACTATTTGCAAGTCATTCTACGTCAGCCATTTAA